Within the Longimicrobium sp. genome, the region GTGCGTTGGCACTCGCGCACTTCCGCATTTCGGTCACAACCCCCGGGGTGGATCGGGTGTCCAAGGAAGGGCGAGGCGCGCGTTGATCTCTACGTGCGGATGACGAGCGGCTGCCCGTCTACCGGAATCCCGGCTCCTTGACCATCTTTCACTCGCGTGCCGATTCCGGCGCTTCGCGGCGCAGATCCCACCGCTCGCCGTGGAAGAGTTGGCGCCGGGCTCCCTTGGGACCCAGGATTCACCACACCGCGCCGCTGTTCTGGAACGGGCGTTCCTCTTGCGTGTACGCCTGAGGGCGGCCGGAAGTCCGCGCACCGCAACGCAGTACACCAAACGCGCACGCCACGGATGGACGATCCCCAGACCGACACGCCCGTGCTCGTCCCCGAGCCGCGCCGCCTGCGCCTTTCGGCCGAGCGCGTGGACAGCGAGCGCCGCAAGACCGCCGACGAGACGCGCGGGTCCATCTCCACCGGGCGGTGGATGTGGGAGTGGACCAAGGCCATCTCCACGGCCATCCTGCTCTTCCTGGTGATCCGCACCTTCCTGTTCGAGGCGTTCAAGATCCCCACCGGCAGCATGGAGGGAACGCTGCTGGTGGGCGACTTCCTGCTGGTGAACAAGGCCGTGTACGGCGCCGAGGTGCCGTACACGCACGCCCGCCTCCCCGCCTTCAGCGCGCCCCGGCGCGGCGACGTGATCGTGTTCCTGCCGCCGCACGACCCGCACAAGAACTACGTCAAGCGCATCGTGGGCGCCCCAGGCGACACGCTGGAGATGCGCGACAAGGTGCTGTACCTGGACGGCCGCGCGCAGACCGAGCCCTTCACCCGCCACACCGATCCCCTCAGCGATCCCTCGCGCGAGGAGATGCTCTGGCAGTTCCAGTACCTGGTGCGCCGCCCCGCGCACTGGAGCGAGTACCACCCCACGCGCGACACCTGGGGCCCGCTGGTCGTCCCCCCCGGCAAGTACTTCGTGCTGGGCGACAACCGCGACAACTCCGAGGACTCGCGCTTCTGGGGCTTCGTCGACGCCGAAGCCATCAAGGGGCGCCCGATGTTCGTGTACTACTCGTTCGAGACCGACATCACCCGCACCTTCACCTGGCTCACCGGGGTGCGCTGGGGCCGCATCGGCGAAGTGGTGCGCTGAATTCCGGAACCCGCGTCCATCGAATCTCCCGGCAGTCTTAATGAAAGGCTGCCGGGTGATTCGTTTGCGGGAGGTGGGCGCCACGCGGGCGGAAGTGAAAGTAGCGTATGGGGATACATCTGTTCCATGCGCATGGGCGGCCGCTTCGGTGCGGGCCGTAAAAAGCGTCCGAGGGGGGGTTGACACCCCGAAACAGGTCTGTCATACTCCAGCCGTGGCCCCAGTTCCGAAGGACCCGTTCCCTCCTCTTCCTTCGTGAGTTCCGCGGCGCCCTCGAATCGATGAACCGGTTCACTGCCGCCGCCAGCCCCGCTACGCTTTCCGGACCCTGCCGCGCACCGCGGTTCCCGCATTTCCGCTGAACCGGAGCCTTCCGATGTCGTTCAGCCCCGCCAAGAAGATCGCCGCAGAATCCGAGTCACTGGACCAGTACCTCCGCGAGATCAGCGCGTATCCGCTGATCGACCGCGACGAAGAGGCACGCCTGGCCCGCCGCATCCGCGACGGCGACACCGAGTCGCTGGAAACGCTGGTGCGCTCGAACCTGCGCTTCGTGGTGGCGGTGGCCAAGAAGTACCAGAACCAGGGCGTGTCGCTGGCCGACCTGATCAACGAGGGGAACATCGGGCTGATCCGCGCGGCGCGGAAGTTCGACGAGACCAAGGGGATCAAGTTCATCTCCTACGCGGTGTGGTGGATCCGCCAGGCCATCCTGCAGGCGCTGGCCGAGCAGAGCCGCATCGTGCGCGTCCCCCTCTCGCGCGCGGGCACGGTGCACCGCATCGGCCGCCGCTCGAGCGCCATGACGCAGGAGCTGGGGCGCGAGCCCACGCTGCAGGAGATCGCGGTGGAGCTGGAGGTGCCCGAGGACGAGATCAGCCACGCGCTGGCCATGAGCCAGGTGTACCTCTCCCTCGACGCCCCGCTGGTCCCCGGCGAAGACGGGCAGCTCCTCGACTATCTCTCCGACCAGTTCTCTCCCGGCCCCGACGACGACGTCTACGAGCACGCGCTGAAGCGCACCATCGAGGACGCGCTCGGCACGCTCACCGAGCGCGAGGCCAAGGTGCTGCGCCTGTACTTCGGCCTGGGCGACACCGAGCCCATGACGCTGGAGCAGATCGGCGAGAGCTTCGGCATCACCCGCGAGCGCGTGCGGCAGATCAAGGAGAAGGCGCTGCTGCGCCTCCGCCACCAGTCCCGCGCCCGCTTCCTGGAGACCTTCCTGACCTGAATCCAGGATGGCAAGACTCGGGAAGATGGTAAAGAACGGATGATTCTATTGCGGTTCCGGCTCGCTCCGGGACCGCAATTTCTTTGCATCACGCGATGTCCGTCAGACGGCCTGAAGCCATAGCACAACCAAGGGAAGAGCACTCGGCACTCTCCTTCGGTTGCCGCGTGCATCCCTCTTGCGCCGGACCCCGGCCGCGCGCGGAGGGTACCACATCCGCACACACACGACCCACGGGGAGCGCACGACGGCCGCGGCGCTCCCGGAAAGCTTCCCGATGACGAAGATCCGCATCCTCCTCCCCACCCTCCTCTCGCTCGCGACGCCGCTGGCGGCGCAGGGCGGGAGCGTGGACCAGGGCACCTTCCGCGTCTACGTGGAAGGGCACGAGGTGGGGACCGAGGAGTTCACCATCACGCAGTCCGGCACCGGCGGCGCCGCGGTCACCCTGGCCAGCGGCCGCGTGGACCTCCGCCTCCCCACCGGCAGCCTGCGCCTGCAGCCGCGGCTGCGCGCCCAGGGCGTGGCCGCCGACCCCGCGCAGTACCAGGTGGACGTCAGCGGCGACGCGCCGCAGCGCATCGTGGGGAACATCGGCTCGGGCCGGGTCAGCGCGCGCGTGGTCACCGCCGCCGGCGAGCAGCTGCGCGAGTACGTGGCCACCGCCGGCGCCGTGGTGCTCGACGACGCGGTGGCGCACCACTACTACTTCCTGGCGCAGCGCACCCACGCCGGCCGCGTTCCCGTCATCGTTCCCCGCGAGAGCCGGCAGGTGATGGCCACGGTGTCGAACCGCGGCGAGGAAAGCGTGCAGGTGGCGGGGAAGACCGCGCGCCTCTTCCACCTGGTGGTGCAGCCGCAGGGCGGCGTGCAGACCGACGTGTGGGTCGACGCGCTCAACCGCGTGATCCGCGTGGAGATCCCCGCGCGGCAGTACCTGGCCGTGCGCACCGAGCTTCCCAGCTGAACCGTCACCACCGACGGCCATGAAGGACAGGAGGACACGGGGCGCGCCTGCTCCGTGTCCTCCGCTGCCTGGGGAGAGCAACATCCGGCATCAAACGAACGAACGACGTTCGGCCTCCGCCGCGGCGGGCGGGAGAGGCGCCCCTTAATCGTCGTTTCATCCGAAACCCATCGCAATCCTAGGCTTACGCCTGCCCGTCCCGACCCCCGGACGGTTTACAGGGACTGCGCGGAACGTTAGATTCACCGCTTCGTCCCGCGTCGGCAACACTCGTTGCTCGACCTCTCATTCCGGCTCAAAACGCACTCCGATGAACGCTCCCGTCACGGAGACCGTCGCCGCGCCGGCGCCCGGCGCGCCTCCGCCGCCCGCCCCGCTGGCGTCGCGGATCGCCGACACCTTCTTCACGCCCACGCGCGTGTTCGAGCAGTTCCGCGACGGCAGCGCGCCGTGGATCGGGCCGGTGCTGGTGTCGGTGGCGGTGCTGGTGCTGCTGGTGGCGCTCAGGCCGCTGTTCATCTCCAACCGCCAGTTCGCCGAGTTCTTCCTGCAGAAGGCGGCGGAGATGGGGCAGCAGAACCTTCCCTCGGTCGACGAGATGGAGGCGAGGGTGTGGCTGCAGGTGGGGATCGGCGCGTTCGCGGGCGTTTTCTGGCTGGTGATCCGCCCGCTGCTGGTGGGCGCGATCCTGGCGGCGCTCTACGGGCTGCTGCTGGGCGGCCGCGCGCCCTACCGCTCGTACGTGGCCGTGGCCAGCCACGCGCTGCTCGTGTCCACCCTGGGCTTCCTGGTGGTGGGCGCGCTGCAGTTCGCCACCGGCCGGGTGGACCTGGCGCTCGACGCCTCGCTCCTGCTGGGGCCCGACGCCAGGGGCGTGGCCGCCTCGGTGCTGCGCGCCGTCACCCCGTTCTCGCTGTGGGCCACCGCGCTGCTGGCGCTGGGCGGCGCCACGATCAATCGCAAGACCGGCTGGCTGGGCGCGGCGTCGCTGCTGCTGGCCATGCAGCTGGCGCTGGCCGCGGCCGGCGGGCTGATCATGCAGATGATGGCCGCGAAGGCGGGCGGCTCCTGACCGCGACAGGCTCGTAACGGTTGAAACTTTCCGCGGAGGGCCTCGTACGGGGCCCGGGCGGGCCACGGCCCCCCACCGCGGCACCTGCAGAACCCCGACACCCACGATGCTCATGAGCACCCGGCGCGCGGCCTCGGCCGCACTCCTCATCGCGCTGGCCGCGGCGCATTCCGCGGCCGCCCAGCAGCAGACCCCGCAGCGCGCGCGGCCCACGCCCACCCCGCCGCCCCCGGCGCCGGTGCAGGCGGCGCCGTCGGGCCCGCCGCTCAGCATCGAGCAGGCGGTGGCCCTGGCGCAGGAAGGCAACCCCGACCTGCTGCAGCAGCGCAACGACACCCGCACCGCCCGCGCCGCCGTGCGCGAGTCGCGGCTCGACTTCCTTCCCTCGGCCAGCCTGTCGGGCGGGCTGGGCTACACCGCGCCCGGCGAGCAGCGCTTCGGCTCGGTGCAGCTGCTGCAGAGCTCGCCGGCGTACTACTCATCGTACTACTCGCTGGACCTGAGCTACCAGCTGTCGGGCGCCAAGCTGATGCAGCCCGCCGTGGCGCGCGCGCAGGAGCGGGCCACCCGGCAGCGGGTGACCGGCTACGAGGCCAACCTGGTGAGCACCGTGCGCCAGAGCTACCTCTCCAGCCTGCAGGCGTGGGAGCAGGCGCAGCAGGCCGAGCGCGAGGTGGCGCGCACGCAGGAGCACGAGCGGCTGGCCCGCGCCCGGCTCGAGGTGGGCGCCGGCACGCCGCTGGACCTGCGCCGCGCCGAGGTGCAGCGCGGCCAGGCCGAGGTGAACCTGCTGCAGCGCCGCAACGACTACCAGACCTCGCTCCTGCGCCTGGGCCAGTCGATCGGCCGCGAGCTGCCGGCCGACACCCGGCTGTCGAGCACCTTCGGGCTGTTCGAGCCGAAGTGGACGGTGGACGAGCTGGAGCAGATGGCGCTGGGCGGCAACCCCAACCTCCTGGCCGCGCGGGCGACGGCCGAGGCGGCGCGCACCGGCGTGCGGGCGGCGCGGACGCAGTACCTTCCCTCGCTCAGCATGAGCGTGGGGTACCGCGGCTCGGTGTACTCGGCCAGCGACCTGAGCTCGTTCTACACCTCGGCGCTGCAGAGCACGGCCGCCAGCTTCCAGTCGTGCAACTACAACAACCAGGTGGGCGCGCTGATCGGCGCCGCGCCGCAGGACTGCTCGCGCTTCGACGTGAACGACCCCGCGGTGGCCGAGCAGGTGCGCCAGGGCGTGCGCGCCTCGAACCCCGCCTTCCCCTTCGGCTTCCGCACCCAGCCGCTGCAGGCCACGCTCTCGCTGTCGCTGCCGCTGTTCAACGGCTACGCGCGCGAGCGGCAGGTCGAGGAGGCGCGGGTGCAGGCGGAGGACGCGGAGCTGACGGTGCGCTCGCAGGAGCTGAAGCTGCGCACCGACCTGGGCGCGGCGCTGCTGGCGGTGCAGACCGCCTTCCGCGCGGCCCAGCTGCAGGAGCAGGTGGTGGAGCGGGCCACCGAGGAGCTGCGCCTGGCGCGGGAGCGCTTCCGCTTCGGCGTGGCCAGCTCGGTGGAGGTGACCGACGCGCAGACCTCGCTGGCCGAGAGCGAGCAGGCGCGCATCGACGCCGTGTACAACTACCACAAGTCGCTGGCCGCGCTCGAGGCTCTGGTGGGCCGCCCGCTGCGCCAGCCGTGACCGACTGACCGGTGACCAAGATGAAGAAGCTGCTGATCGCCCTGGGGGTGGTGCTGGCAGTGGGCGTGCTGGCGGCGCTGGCGGTGAACGGGAAGGGGAAGGGCGCCGGGCGCGAGGTGCGCACCGAGAAGGTGGGGCGCCGCGACCTGGTCGCGATCGTCACCGCCAGCGGCAAGGTGGAGCCCAAGCGCAAGGTCGACATCTCGGCCGACATCCCGGGCCGGGTGATCCAGCTGGCGGTGGAGGAGGGCCAGTGGGTGAACCGGGGCGACCTGCTGCTGCGCCTCGACCCCAGCCAGTACGAGGCCGCGGTGCGCCAGGCCGAGGCCGGCGTGGCGCAGGCCCGCGCCCGCGAGGCCGAGGCGCGCGCGCAGCTGCTGAAGGCGCAGGGCGACCAGCGCCGCGCCGAGCAGCTGGCACAGGGGCGCGACCTGATCGCCGCGCAGGAGGTCGACAACGCGCGCACCCAGGCGCAGGTGGCCCAGGCGTCGCTGCAGGGCGCGCGCTTCGCCGTGCAGCAGGCGCAGGCCACGCTCTCGCAGTCGCGCGACAACCTGCGCAAGACCACGATCGTGGCGCCGATGAGCGGGCGGGTCACCCGGCTGAACATCCACGAGGGCGAGACGGCCATCATCGGCACCATGAACAACCCCGGCTCGCTCCTGCTGACCGTGGCCGACCTGGGGGTGATGGAGGCCAAGGTCAAGGTCGACGAGACCGAGGTCCCCCGCATCGCCGTGGGCGACAGCGCGGTGCTGCGCATCGACGCCTTCCCCGGGCAGAAGTTTACCGGGAAGGTCACGCGGATCGGCAACAGCGCGGCCCAGCAGAGCGGCCTGGCCTCCAGCACCGGTTCGGGGGGCGAGCAGTCGGTGGACTTCGAGGTGGTGATCACCCTCGACCATCCCCCGGCGGAGCTGCGGCCGGACCTGTCGGCGACGGCCGACATCGTCACCGACACGCGCACGAAGGCGCTCTCCGTGCCCATCCTGGCGGTGACCGTGCGCGACCGCGAGGGGAAGAAGTTCAAGGGCGAGCAGCAGGACGCGGCGCAGGCCGCCCCCGAGCAGGGCGGCGACTCGCACCGCCGCTCCGACGAGGTGGAGGGCGTGTTCGTCCTCCGCGCGGGCAAGGCGGCGTGGGTGCCGGTGGAGGTGGGCGTGGCCGGCGAGCAGTACTTCGAGGTGAAGAGCGGGCTGAAGGAGGGCGACGAGGTGGTCTCCGGCCCCTTCGAGGCCATCCGCGAGCTCGAGGCCGACGCGCCGATCCACGCCGCGCCGCCGCAGACGGGCGCGCGCCGCGGGGCCCGGAGCGGGCGATGAGCACCGCCCTGGAAACCGGTGGCGACGCGCCCGTGATCCAGGTCCGCGGGCTGCAGAAGCACTTCGAGGTGGGCGCCGAGACGGTGCGGGCGCTGCGCGGGGTGGACCTGGTGATCCACCGCAACGAGTACGTGGCCATCATGGGGCCGTCGGGGTCGGGGAAGTCGACCTTCATGAACCTGATCGGCTGCCTCGACACCCCCACCGCGGGCGAGTACGTGCTGAACGGCCACGCGGTGGCGGGGATGGACGACGACGCGCTGGCGCGCGTGCGCAACCGCGAGATCGGCTTCGTCTTCCAGACCTTCAACCTCCTCCCCCGCTCCACCGCGCTGGAGAACGTGGAGCTGCCGCTGGTCTACGGCGGGCTGCACAAGAAGGAGCGGCGCCAGCGGGCCATCGACGCGCTGAAGGCGGTGGACCTGGGCGACCGGCTGGACCACCGCCCCAACCAGCTCTCCGGCGGGCAGCGGCAGCGCGTGGCCATCGCCCGCGCGCTGGTCACGCGGCCGTCGATCATCCTGGCCGACGAGCCCACGGGCAACCTGGACTCGCGCACCAGCGAGGAGATCATGGGGCTGTTCGCGCGGCTCCACGACGAGGGGCAGACCATCATCATGGTCACCCACGAGCCCGACATCGCCGCGCACGCCGAGCGCGTGGTGATGCTGCGCGACGGGGTGATCGAGAGCGACCGCCCGCAGGTGCCCGTCCCCGCCGGGACGGAGTGGGGGACGCACCGCGCGGCCGAGACGCCGGCCGCCGCGGCGGTGGCGGAGGCCTGAGGAGACGTCGGGATGGAGATCCGCGAGGCGGTGGTCATCGCGCTGGCGATGATCCGGGCCAACAAGCTGCGGGCCTTCTTCACGGTGCTGGGCACCGTGGTGGGCGTGACCTTCCTGATCGCGGTGATCACCGTGCTGAAGGGGATGGACGCCTACATGAAGGAGGACTTCGCGGGAAAGATGTTCGGCTTCAACACCGTCACCGTGCGCCGCATCCCCCAGGAGGAGGGGTTCAACGACGACACCCGGCGGCGCGCCTGGCTGCGCCGCCCGCGCCTGCAGGTGGCCGACGCCGAGTGGCTGCGCGAGCGCGTGCGCACGCCGGGGATGCTGGCCTACAACTCGTCGGGCGTGGCGCCGGTGGGGAACGCGCGCGGGAAGTCGGTGAAGAACGCGTGGATCGTGGGCTCGTCCGCGTCCTTCTTCCGCATCCGCGACTTCGAGGTGGCCGACGGGCGTCCCTTCTCCGAGCAGGAAGCGGATCGGGGGACGCCCGTCGTGGTCCTGGGGCACGACGTGGTGCAGCGCCTCTTCCCCGGCGTGAACCCGGTGGGGAAGACGGTGCGGCTGGCCGGCTTCCCCTACCGGGTGATCGGCGTGCTCGAGAAGCAGGGGACGGTGTTCGGCCAGTCGGTCGACAACTTCGTCGTCGCTCCCTTCCGCTCGCCCATCAACGGCTCCATCTACCGCCACAACGTGGCCGAGGAGATCTCGTTCAAGGTGCCCAACCAGACGCTGGTGCCGGTGGCCATGAACGAGATGGAGGGGCTGATGCGCATCCGCCACCGCCTGCGGCCGGGGGTGGAGAGCGACTTCGCGGTGGAGACGAGCGAGTCGGTGCTGGGCTTCTGGAACAAGATCTCCTCCTTCCTGATCATCGCCCTCCCCTTCCTGGTCGGCGTCTCGCTCGTCGTGGGCGCGGTGGTGATCATGAACATCATGCTGGTGTCGGTGAGCGAGCGGACGCGGGAGATCGGGGTGCGCAAGAGCCTGGGCGCGCGCCGCCGCGACATCCTCATGCAGTTCATCATCGAGGCGGGGACGCTTTCCGGCGCCGGCGGGGTGATCGGGATCCTTCTCGGCCTCGGGCTGGCCGCGCTGGTGACGGCGGTGTCGCCGCTGCCGGCGCGGGTGTCGCCCGCGTCGATCGGGCTGGGGCTGGCGCTGGGCGTGGGCGTGGGCCTCGCCGCGGGCGTGTATCCCGCGTGGCGGGCGGCTCGGCTCGACCCGATCGTGGCTTTGAGGAGCGAGTGACGAGATGAATCTCACTTCGACCTTCGAAGGGGTAGGGATCGCGCTCGACGCGCTGCGCTCCAACAAGGTGCGCGCGGTCCTCACCATCCTGGGGATCGTGATCGGCGTGACGGTGGTGATCACCATGGCGGCGGCCATCGGCGGCTTCCGCGCCACCATCCTCGAGCAGGTGGAGTCGATCGGCCCCAAGAACTTCATCGTCAACCGCTTCGACAACACCGCCATCATCGTCGACGACGGCACGGGAAAGCCGCCGTGGGCCGGGAAGCCGCCGATCACCTTCGCCGAGGCGGAGGAGATCTCCCGCCTGCCCGCCGTACACGCCGTCGCCTCCGCGATCGACACCAACGGCGACGTGAAGGCGGCCGGGCGCAACGTGCCGAACGTGCCGGTGCTGGGGCGCGGGTGGCGCTGGGTGGAGTACATCGAGGGCGAGTTCCTGCGCGGCCGCAACTACGTGGAGAGCGACGAGCGGCACGCGGCGCCGGTGGCG harbors:
- a CDS encoding RNA polymerase sigma factor RpoD/SigA → MSFSPAKKIAAESESLDQYLREISAYPLIDRDEEARLARRIRDGDTESLETLVRSNLRFVVAVAKKYQNQGVSLADLINEGNIGLIRAARKFDETKGIKFISYAVWWIRQAILQALAEQSRIVRVPLSRAGTVHRIGRRSSAMTQELGREPTLQEIAVELEVPEDEISHALAMSQVYLSLDAPLVPGEDGQLLDYLSDQFSPGPDDDVYEHALKRTIEDALGTLTEREAKVLRLYFGLGDTEPMTLEQIGESFGITRERVRQIKEKALLRLRHQSRARFLETFLT
- a CDS encoding ABC transporter permease, which gives rise to MEIREAVVIALAMIRANKLRAFFTVLGTVVGVTFLIAVITVLKGMDAYMKEDFAGKMFGFNTVTVRRIPQEEGFNDDTRRRAWLRRPRLQVADAEWLRERVRTPGMLAYNSSGVAPVGNARGKSVKNAWIVGSSASFFRIRDFEVADGRPFSEQEADRGTPVVVLGHDVVQRLFPGVNPVGKTVRLAGFPYRVIGVLEKQGTVFGQSVDNFVVAPFRSPINGSIYRHNVAEEISFKVPNQTLVPVAMNEMEGLMRIRHRLRPGVESDFAVETSESVLGFWNKISSFLIIALPFLVGVSLVVGAVVIMNIMLVSVSERTREIGVRKSLGARRRDILMQFIIEAGTLSGAGGVIGILLGLGLAALVTAVSPLPARVSPASIGLGLALGVGVGLAAGVYPAWRAARLDPIVALRSE
- a CDS encoding TolC family protein, which encodes MSTRRAASAALLIALAAAHSAAAQQQTPQRARPTPTPPPPAPVQAAPSGPPLSIEQAVALAQEGNPDLLQQRNDTRTARAAVRESRLDFLPSASLSGGLGYTAPGEQRFGSVQLLQSSPAYYSSYYSLDLSYQLSGAKLMQPAVARAQERATRQRVTGYEANLVSTVRQSYLSSLQAWEQAQQAEREVARTQEHERLARARLEVGAGTPLDLRRAEVQRGQAEVNLLQRRNDYQTSLLRLGQSIGRELPADTRLSSTFGLFEPKWTVDELEQMALGGNPNLLAARATAEAARTGVRAARTQYLPSLSMSVGYRGSVYSASDLSSFYTSALQSTAASFQSCNYNNQVGALIGAAPQDCSRFDVNDPAVAEQVRQGVRASNPAFPFGFRTQPLQATLSLSLPLFNGYARERQVEEARVQAEDAELTVRSQELKLRTDLGAALLAVQTAFRAAQLQEQVVERATEELRLARERFRFGVASSVEVTDAQTSLAESEQARIDAVYNYHKSLAALEALVGRPLRQP
- a CDS encoding efflux RND transporter periplasmic adaptor subunit; this encodes MKKLLIALGVVLAVGVLAALAVNGKGKGAGREVRTEKVGRRDLVAIVTASGKVEPKRKVDISADIPGRVIQLAVEEGQWVNRGDLLLRLDPSQYEAAVRQAEAGVAQARAREAEARAQLLKAQGDQRRAEQLAQGRDLIAAQEVDNARTQAQVAQASLQGARFAVQQAQATLSQSRDNLRKTTIVAPMSGRVTRLNIHEGETAIIGTMNNPGSLLLTVADLGVMEAKVKVDETEVPRIAVGDSAVLRIDAFPGQKFTGKVTRIGNSAAQQSGLASSTGSGGEQSVDFEVVITLDHPPAELRPDLSATADIVTDTRTKALSVPILAVTVRDREGKKFKGEQQDAAQAAPEQGGDSHRRSDEVEGVFVLRAGKAAWVPVEVGVAGEQYFEVKSGLKEGDEVVSGPFEAIRELEADAPIHAAPPQTGARRGARSGR
- a CDS encoding YIP1 family protein, which encodes MNAPVTETVAAPAPGAPPPPAPLASRIADTFFTPTRVFEQFRDGSAPWIGPVLVSVAVLVLLVALRPLFISNRQFAEFFLQKAAEMGQQNLPSVDEMEARVWLQVGIGAFAGVFWLVIRPLLVGAILAALYGLLLGGRAPYRSYVAVASHALLVSTLGFLVVGALQFATGRVDLALDASLLLGPDARGVAASVLRAVTPFSLWATALLALGGATINRKTGWLGAASLLLAMQLALAAAGGLIMQMMAAKAGGS
- the lepB gene encoding signal peptidase I — translated: MDDPQTDTPVLVPEPRRLRLSAERVDSERRKTADETRGSISTGRWMWEWTKAISTAILLFLVIRTFLFEAFKIPTGSMEGTLLVGDFLLVNKAVYGAEVPYTHARLPAFSAPRRGDVIVFLPPHDPHKNYVKRIVGAPGDTLEMRDKVLYLDGRAQTEPFTRHTDPLSDPSREEMLWQFQYLVRRPAHWSEYHPTRDTWGPLVVPPGKYFVLGDNRDNSEDSRFWGFVDAEAIKGRPMFVYYSFETDITRTFTWLTGVRWGRIGEVVR
- a CDS encoding ABC transporter ATP-binding protein, giving the protein MSTALETGGDAPVIQVRGLQKHFEVGAETVRALRGVDLVIHRNEYVAIMGPSGSGKSTFMNLIGCLDTPTAGEYVLNGHAVAGMDDDALARVRNREIGFVFQTFNLLPRSTALENVELPLVYGGLHKKERRQRAIDALKAVDLGDRLDHRPNQLSGGQRQRVAIARALVTRPSIILADEPTGNLDSRTSEEIMGLFARLHDEGQTIIMVTHEPDIAAHAERVVMLRDGVIESDRPQVPVPAGTEWGTHRAAETPAAAAVAEA